The Periplaneta americana isolate PAMFEO1 chromosome 9, P.americana_PAMFEO1_priV1, whole genome shotgun sequence genome contains a region encoding:
- the LOC138706746 gene encoding androgen-induced gene 1 protein-like: protein MKGKAPRLYHVAAAVYLLWLDRHLVALVLDILTTRQDIVKAHWVGLGLQFFTVWSQIAQQIFSFSILAEDVIVVGGIAVKKRTKNKLHNFNSWLHTCVVFPAAIVVAVNFWTMYSFLEDNLIEDMAVMKHVPLWMNHSLHTVILVLPLFEMSLSYRPYPDRMRGLLAVLGVILCYCSWVVFARVVGGRWPYPFMSILPARHIFCYWVGNFLLAAVSYLLGDFVNYLIWGNQTRGSGKQKFR from the exons ATGAAGGGAAAGGCGCCAAGGCTGTACCATGTCGCCGCGGCGGTCTATTTGCTGTGGCTGGACCGACATCTCGTCGCCCTGGTTCTCGATATCCTGACCACCAGGCAGGACATCGTTAAGGCCCACTGGGTGGGTCTCGGCCTGCAGTTCTTCACGGTCTGGAGTCAG ATTGCACAGCAGATCTTTTCGTTCTCCATTCTCGCGGAAGATGTCATTGTGGTGGGAGGCATCGCCGTTAAAAAGCGGACGAAGAACAAGCTCCACAACTTCAACAGTTGGCTGCACACATGTGTTGTGTTCCCGGCAGCCATT GTAGTGGCTGTGAACTTCTGGACCATGTATTCGTTCCTGGAGGACAACCTCATCGAGGACATGGCCGTGATGAAGCACGTCCCGCTGTGGATGAACCACAGCCTGCACACCGTCATCCTGGTGCTGCCGCTCTTCGAGATGTCCCTCAGCTACAGACCCTACCCGGACAGGATGCGAGGACTCCTAGCCGTGCTGGGCGTCATCCTCTGCTACTGCTCGTG GGTAGTGTTCGCGAGGGTGGTGGGCGGTCGGTGGCCCTACCCCTTCATGAGCATCCTGCCGGCGAGGCACATATTCTGTTACTGGGTGGGAAACTTCCTCCTGGCAGCGGTATCTTACCTTCTGGGCGACTTCGTCAACTACCTCATCTGGG GTAACCAAACGAGAGGTTCTGGAAAGCAGAAGTTCCGGTAG